The Trueperaceae bacterium genome includes a window with the following:
- a CDS encoding ABC transporter substrate-binding protein: FHVQPSAGAYLDAMARLYRRDEAPQAWFVVHPLGPEGAALAARATAAFAAVGDVVVGARAVEDERPSYLDVLAEAESAGADVVAVLLGAADQLTLIGQAEDAGLGLRLAPFPDPVTQTREFLAAANRYGVGTAVPRLELWDPALATPAAAALNGRFQSRWGQPFDAPAWAAYTAVSALAAAARAADSVEPADLAGALLAPDVAAAGAKGANVAFRAVDHELRQPLYVVTVTPGAKWGVLLSQRLAAGTLRTTLPAATDPSAAQLDELGLAGGGADCDF; encoded by the coding sequence TTCCACGTGCAGCCCTCCGCCGGCGCCTACCTCGACGCCATGGCCAGGCTCTACCGGCGGGACGAGGCCCCGCAGGCGTGGTTCGTCGTCCACCCCCTCGGGCCGGAGGGCGCCGCCCTCGCGGCGCGCGCAACCGCCGCCTTCGCTGCCGTCGGCGACGTGGTCGTCGGCGCCCGCGCCGTCGAGGACGAGCGACCGAGCTACCTGGACGTGCTCGCCGAGGCCGAGAGCGCCGGCGCCGACGTGGTGGCCGTGCTCCTCGGCGCCGCCGACCAGCTCACCCTGATCGGGCAGGCGGAGGACGCCGGCCTCGGCCTGCGCCTGGCTCCCTTCCCCGACCCCGTCACGCAGACGCGAGAGTTCCTGGCGGCGGCGAACCGCTACGGGGTGGGCACGGCCGTTCCGCGGCTCGAGCTTTGGGACCCGGCGCTGGCCACGCCGGCGGCAGCGGCACTGAACGGTCGCTTCCAGTCGCGCTGGGGTCAACCGTTCGACGCCCCGGCGTGGGCCGCCTACACGGCGGTGTCCGCGCTGGCGGCGGCCGCACGCGCCGCGGACTCGGTGGAGCCGGCGGACCTCGCCGGCGCCCTGCTGGCGCCGGACGTGGCCGCGGCGGGCGCGAAGGGCGCCAACGTGGCCTTCCGCGCCGTCGACCACGAGCTCCGGCAACCGCTCTACGTGGTGACCGTCACCCCGGGCGCCAAGTGGGGGGTGCTCCTCTCGCAGCGCCTGGCCGCGGGGACGCTGCGCACCACGTTGCCGGCGGCGACGGACCCCAGCGCGGCGCAGCTCGACGAGCTCGGCCTGGCGGGCGGCGGTGCGGACTGCGACTTCTAG
- a CDS encoding EAL domain-containing protein — protein sequence MTRWLRRLTPLLLWATYLVAYGQVSELAAAHAPLAGLVLVGVSGWLWGAVGGFGSGVLGYLAVNVRADGLGIAAWQPLDMLGVEQAFAFVAYAGIGTVTGWLTWLERNLRHERAVSQRALVDPLTGALVRAAFEQRLCAELELANAAGGGLALLFVDLDRFKFVNDTYGHDAGDKLLTEVGKVLRGNVRVNDLVGRMGGDEFMVALLGVRDEASAGQIARALVRELGAPITVDGREVQVSASIGVSLYPRDGHDTESLLHSADAAMYQVKQGGKNAFHFSTVEVRTRLSRRLDLERKLRRALSENQFEVEYQPQMRLSDDALVGFEALLRWRSPELGLVLPGEFIPVAEDAGLIGQIGHWMLRESALQLRAWQRLGLMPVRVAVNVSTLQFHQQAFYDTVKGALADSAVAPELLEIEVTESVLARDEDLAVRTLRRLERLGVRIALDDFGTGYSSLAYLQRLPIRTLKIDRSFVKDLEPAPLTGTGHSRSVRSSWPGGAEGAGGRSTPRPSDDLADPTGAGPIVEAICAMAHKLDKVVVAEGIETAFQRSFLKRLGVDFAQGYFFARPMAPAQAEALLRRVTTGAEAKARRTAGSAPRDGRDGSGAGADWPVVTVPTPATAVAGPRTDAAAPPPHVGVPAQGRPSEFEQLLIWE from the coding sequence ATGACACGCTGGTTGCGCCGCTTGACTCCACTGCTGCTATGGGCTACCTACCTCGTGGCCTACGGCCAGGTCAGCGAGCTGGCGGCCGCTCACGCCCCGCTGGCCGGACTCGTGCTCGTCGGCGTCAGCGGCTGGCTCTGGGGCGCCGTAGGCGGCTTCGGTAGCGGCGTCCTCGGCTACCTGGCCGTCAACGTGCGCGCCGACGGGCTCGGCATCGCCGCGTGGCAGCCGCTCGACATGCTGGGGGTCGAGCAGGCGTTCGCGTTCGTCGCCTACGCCGGCATCGGCACGGTCACGGGTTGGTTGACATGGCTGGAGCGCAACCTGCGGCACGAGCGCGCCGTCTCGCAGCGAGCGCTCGTCGACCCCCTGACGGGCGCACTCGTGCGGGCGGCGTTCGAGCAGCGGCTCTGCGCGGAACTGGAACTCGCGAATGCCGCGGGAGGCGGGCTGGCTCTGCTGTTCGTCGACCTCGACCGCTTCAAGTTCGTCAACGACACCTACGGCCACGACGCCGGCGACAAGCTCCTCACCGAGGTGGGTAAGGTGCTGCGCGGCAACGTCCGCGTCAACGACCTCGTGGGGCGGATGGGCGGCGACGAGTTCATGGTGGCGCTCCTCGGCGTTAGGGACGAGGCGTCCGCCGGGCAGATCGCCCGGGCGTTGGTGCGCGAACTGGGCGCCCCCATAACCGTCGATGGGCGCGAGGTGCAGGTTTCGGCCAGCATCGGGGTGTCGCTCTACCCGCGCGACGGTCACGACACGGAGTCGCTGCTGCACTCGGCCGACGCGGCCATGTACCAGGTGAAGCAGGGCGGCAAGAACGCCTTCCATTTCAGCACCGTCGAGGTCCGGACGCGCCTGAGTCGTCGCCTCGACCTGGAGCGGAAGCTGCGGCGGGCGCTGAGCGAGAACCAGTTCGAGGTCGAGTACCAGCCGCAGATGCGGCTGTCGGACGACGCGCTCGTCGGGTTCGAGGCCCTGCTGCGGTGGCGTTCGCCCGAGCTCGGGCTGGTGTTGCCCGGCGAGTTCATCCCGGTGGCGGAGGACGCGGGCCTCATCGGCCAGATCGGCCACTGGATGTTGCGCGAGAGCGCCCTGCAGCTGCGCGCCTGGCAGCGGCTCGGTCTCATGCCGGTGCGGGTCGCCGTGAACGTCTCCACCCTGCAGTTCCACCAGCAGGCCTTCTACGACACCGTCAAGGGCGCGCTCGCCGATTCGGCCGTGGCGCCGGAACTTCTCGAGATCGAGGTCACCGAGAGCGTGCTGGCGCGCGACGAGGACCTGGCCGTGAGGACCCTCAGGCGCCTGGAGCGGCTGGGCGTCCGCATCGCGCTGGACGACTTCGGGACGGGCTACTCATCGCTGGCGTACCTGCAGCGCCTCCCCATCCGCACTCTCAAGATCGACCGCTCGTTCGTCAAGGACCTGGAGCCGGCGCCCCTGACGGGCACGGGCCATTCCCGTTCGGTGAGGAGCTCGTGGCCCGGCGGCGCCGAGGGCGCGGGCGGCCGGTCGACGCCGCGACCGAGCGACGACCTGGCCGACCCGACGGGCGCCGGGCCCATCGTCGAGGCCATATGCGCCATGGCGCACAAGCTCGACAAGGTGGTCGTGGCGGAGGGGATCGAGACCGCCTTCCAGCGCAGCTTCCTGAAGCGCCTCGGCGTGGACTTCGCCCAGGGCTACTTCTTCGCCCGCCCCATGGCACCCGCCCAGGCGGAGGCCCTGCTGCGGCGCGTGACCACCGGGGCGGAGGCCAAGGCGCGCCGGACCGCCGGGTCGGCGCCCCGGGACGGGCGTGACGGGAGCGGTGCGGGCGCCGACTGGCCGGTGGTGACCGTGCCCACGCCGGCCACCGCCGTGGCGGGACCGCGTACCGACGCCGCGGCGCCGCCGCCACACGTGGGCGTGCCAGCGCAGGGCCGCCCCAGCGAGTTCGAGCAGCTCCTGATCTGGGAGTGA